In one Planctomycetaceae bacterium genomic region, the following are encoded:
- the thrC gene encoding threonine synthase yields the protein MAEKQKAFQKCINPQCGAEFSCTEAFFKCPKCGELLDIQYDWSKIEVPAKLADFAKRWATRNNKLDFSGVWRFRELLDFCPDEFKVTMGEGQTLLQKNDDIAKVVGMKAGCLHLQYEGMNPSGSFKDNGMTAAFSHAKMVGAKACACASTGNTSAAVALYAHLCKMKCTVFIGSGRIAFGKLSQAMDYGAKTIQILGDFDDCMKQVQAVCTELKLYLLNSLNPFRLEGQKTIMYRILEGLNWKTPDWIVVPGGNLGNSSAFGKAFAELKQLGLIDRIPRLAIINATGADTLTELVNKRNLKWNNGNIDNKIINDFYAELTAKKFSPHTCASAIEISRPVNLKKCLRALEVCNGVVRAVSDEAITDAKALIGKFGLGCEPASAASVAGLEVLLAEKIIKPEETVACVLTGHCLKDPNVTVSYHKDKGGKYSNPPVECPNDLKQIIKLMS from the coding sequence GCTTTTCAGAAGTGTATCAACCCGCAATGCGGTGCCGAATTCTCGTGCACAGAGGCATTCTTCAAATGTCCTAAGTGCGGCGAATTGCTTGACATACAGTACGACTGGAGTAAAATAGAAGTACCCGCAAAACTGGCCGATTTCGCAAAAAGATGGGCGACAAGAAACAACAAGCTCGACTTCTCCGGCGTGTGGCGTTTTCGTGAGCTTTTAGATTTCTGCCCGGACGAATTCAAAGTTACGATGGGCGAAGGCCAGACATTGCTCCAAAAAAATGACGACATCGCGAAGGTCGTTGGAATGAAGGCCGGCTGTCTGCATCTGCAATACGAAGGCATGAACCCCTCCGGCTCGTTCAAAGACAACGGTATGACCGCCGCATTCAGCCACGCAAAAATGGTCGGCGCAAAAGCCTGCGCGTGCGCATCAACCGGCAACACAAGCGCCGCCGTCGCTCTCTACGCACATCTTTGCAAAATGAAATGCACAGTGTTCATAGGCTCCGGCAGAATCGCGTTTGGAAAATTGAGTCAGGCCATGGACTACGGCGCAAAGACAATTCAAATCCTCGGCGATTTCGACGATTGTATGAAACAGGTTCAGGCAGTCTGCACTGAATTAAAATTATATCTGCTCAATTCGCTCAATCCTTTCAGACTCGAAGGCCAGAAAACAATAATGTATCGAATCCTCGAAGGCTTGAATTGGAAAACGCCCGATTGGATTGTCGTGCCGGGCGGAAATCTCGGAAACTCAAGCGCATTCGGAAAGGCATTCGCCGAATTGAAGCAGCTTGGCCTTATCGACCGCATTCCAAGACTTGCGATTATCAACGCAACCGGCGCCGATACTTTGACAGAACTTGTAAACAAACGCAATCTCAAATGGAACAACGGGAACATTGACAATAAAATTATCAACGATTTTTACGCTGAACTGACAGCGAAAAAGTTCTCGCCGCACACCTGCGCATCTGCAATCGAAATTTCACGGCCGGTAAATCTGAAAAAATGCCTGCGAGCACTCGAAGTCTGCAACGGCGTTGTTCGCGCGGTAAGCGATGAAGCGATAACGGATGCTAAAGCGTTAATCGGAAAATTCGGACTCGGCTGCGAACCCGCGTCAGCGGCATCTGTAGCAGGTCTGGAAGTGCTGCTCGCTGAAAAAATTATTAAACCGGAAGAAACCGTCGCATGCGTACTGACAGGCCATTGCCTTAAAGACCCGAATGTTACGGTCAGTTACCACAA